Below is a window of Gammaproteobacteria bacterium DNA.
GTTCGTTGGGGTTGGTGCCGGGTTGCAGATATTCCGACGGCTTGAACCGCCGCATGGCGAGCAACTTCCCCTGCAGATCGAACAGACTGACCTGCAGCAGCGGATAGGGTTGGGCGAAATGAGCGTTGTTGACGAACGTGGCCGTGATGATCAGCGCATGCGGAATGTTGGGGTGCGAATAAATGTTGCGGCTGAGCAGCTCGATGTCCTGGATGTTGCGCAATGGCGGCAGGCTGCAGCCCGTCACCTCACACATGGCGTTCAGTGTCGGGCGCAGTTCGGGATACTGGGCCAGCTTGTCGCGGTGAAAATACGCGTATTGCACCCCCAGCAGGACGATCAGCAGCAGGCTGGCGAGTGCGCCGAATACGGTGCCCAGCGTGCCGCTGCGCGCAGCGGGTTGGGGCGTTTCCATGTCTTCGCGCAGGGCGGGTGGAACGTTTTCGGGAAACAGGTTGAGCGTCGGATAGCTGCCTTCGCCGGCGGTGTCCGGCGCTCCCTTCGGGGGGGTGCCGGCGGTGGGGTTGCGGCGCGAGGCGCGCAGGCTCGGCGACGGTTCCTCTTCGCCCACGTCGACATGGGCCGCCCTGCCGTCGAAGACGGTCCGGCAAACGCCGCAGCGTACCTGCCCGTTCGCCGTACGCAGTTGCTCCGGCGTGATGCGGAAGATGCTGTGGCAGTTGGGGCATTGAGCGTGCATGGGGCGTTAGTATCGGGTTTAGGTCATGGGGTGGGCAAGCGCTACCCGACCCCGGATCAGGATTTTTTACGCTGTCCCGCCAGGCAGGCCCATTGTTCGCGTTCGCTGTGTGCCTGCCAATCGATCTCCGGGTAGGCACGCCGGACCTCGTCGGCCTGCTCGGCCAGGATCCCGCTTAGCAACAGCCGGCCGCCGGGGGCGAGCAGCTGCGTGAGTTCGGGGGCCAATTCCACCAGCGGTCCGGCGAGGATATTCGCTATAACCAGATCGGCCTGCATCGGCGGCAGGCCGTCGGGGCCCGCCGTGTAGAGATTGCCGGCGGCGATGCCGTTTTTGTCCGCATTGTCTTCCGTGGCGGTCAGCGCCTGCGGGTCGATGTCGACTGCCCAGGCGTGGCGCGCTCCGAGACGCAGGGCGGCAATGGCCAGGACGCCGGACCCGCAGCCGTAGTCGACGACCAGCTTTCCTGTCGGCGGATGGGCGTCGAGCCACTCCAGACACAGGGCGGTGGTGGGGTGGGTGCCGGTGCCGAAGGCGAGGCCGGGGTCGAGCAGGATGTTGACCGCTTCCGGGTCGGGCGGTTCCGACCAGCTGGGCACGATCCATAGATGCTGCCCGAACCGCATGGGGTGGTATTCGTCCATCCACACCCGTTCCCAGGCCTGGTCTTCCAGCGTTTCCAGGCGCAGCGCCTCCTCGGGTATCGCAAGCGTTTCGTGCAGGTGACGGATCAGCGGGGCAAGTGCCTGCTCGGCGGGAAACAGGCCGCTGATCACATTGTCCGGCCACAGCGGCGTGCTGCCGATCGGTGGTTCCAGGATGGGGCTGTCCGCGGCGTCGGTGACGGTTACCGACAGGGCGCCGGCGGCCTCGAGTTCTTCCTCGATCGCGGCGACCCGGTCGGGGCCGACCTGAATGGAGAGCTTCTGCCAGGGCATGGCTCGACGTCTACGAACAGGAACAGTGCCTAACAGGTTGTTGCCGCTCAGGCGAGTGCGAGAGAAGGAAAAATCGGGCGAGACAGCACAATTTACAAAAGGTAAATGAGCATTTTGAGCCTGATTTTGACGCCCTATCGTGCCGCATGAGTAGACAACAACAGCCTGTTACAGGCCGAGCTTCTTTTCCAGATAGTGTATGTCGGTGCCACCCTGCTGGAATGCGCTGTCTGCCATGATGTCCTGCTGCAGCGGGATGTTGGTCTTGATGCCGTCGACCACGATCTCGGCCAGTGCGCCGCGCATGCGCGCGATGGCCGTGGCGCGGTTCTCGCCGTAGGCGATCAGCTTGCCGATCATCGAGTCGTAGTAGGGCGGGACGCGGTAGCCGTTGTAGATGTGAGTCTCAAGACGAATGCCCGGCCCGCCCGGTGCATGGAACTGGGTGATGGTGCCGGGCGAGGGTGTGAAGTTCTTCGGGTCCTCGGCGTTGATGCGGCATTCGATGGCGTGGCCGCGCACGGTCACGTCCTGCTGGCGGATGCGCAGTTCCTCGCCCGCGGCGATGCGCAGCTGTTCCTTGACCAGATCGACGCCGGTGATCATCTCGGTGACCGGGTGTTCAACCTGCAGGCGGGTGTTCATCTCGATGAAGTAGAACTCGCCGTTTTCGTACAGGAACTCGAAGGTGCCGGCGCCGCGATAGCCGATCTGGCGGCAGGCCTCGGCGAGGCTTTCGCCGAGCCTGTTGCGCTGTTCGGCGGTAATGCCGGGGGCGGGCGCTTCTTCCACCACCTTTTGATGGCGCCGCTGCATGGAGCAGTCGCGCTCGCAGAGGTGGATGGCGTTGCCGTGGGTGTCGGCCAGTATCTGGAACTCGATATGGCGTGGCGTCTCCAGGAATTTTTCCATGTACACCACATCGTTGTTGAAGGCGGCGTGGGCCTCGCTGCGGGTCATGCTGATGGAGTTGAGCAGGCTCGCCTCGGAGTGCACAACGCGCATACCGCGTCCGCCGCCGCCGCCGGAGGCCTTGATGATGACCGGATAGCCGATCTCGCGCGCCATGCGCAGGTTTTCGTCCGGGTCGTCGCCGAGGGGGCCGTCCGAGCCCGGCACCACGGGGACGCCGGCCTTGACCATCGCCTCCTTGGCGGAGACCTTGTCGCCCATCAGGCGAATCGTTTCGGCCCGCGGTCCGATGAAGATGAAGCCCGAGGACTCGACGCGTTCCGCGAAATCGGCGTTCTCGGACAGGAATCCGTAGCCGGGATGGATGGCGACCGTGTCGGTTACCTCGGCGGCACTGATGAGTGCCGGAATGTTCAGGTAACTGTCGGTCGATGACGCCGGGCCGATACAGACCGATTCGTCGGCGAGGCGCACGTGTTTCAGATCGCGGTCGGCCTCGGAATACACGGCCACCGTCTTGATGCCCATTTCCCGGCAGGCGCGCAGGATGCGTAGCGCGATTTCACCGCGATTGGCAATGAGGACTTTATCGAGCATGGGGAACATTCTGTCTGTCAGTGCGGCGGACCGCTGTTGTCGGTCGGGTTGGCCGGGCCGTCATCACTCGATGATGAACAGGGGCTGTCCGTATTCGACCGGTTGTGCGTTTTCGAGCAGGATCGCCTTGATGATGCCCGCCTTGTCGGCTTCGATCTGGTTGAGCATTTTCATCGCCTCGATGATGCACAGCGTATCGCCGACGGCGACGCTCTGGCCGACTTCCACGAAGGGTTTGGCGCCGGGCGAAGAGGCGCGGTAGAACGTGCCGACCATCGGCGAGGTGACCGCGTGCCCGGCCGGGATCGATTCCTCGGTCTCCTGGGTGGCGGGCTCGGGGGCGGCCGCGGCCGGTGCCGGCGCAGCCACCGGTACCTGGAACTGCTGGGGCATCATCATCGCTGCCGGGGCTGAGCCGGTGTTGCGGCTGATGCGTACGGATTCCTCGCCTTCCTTGATCTCGATCTCGGCGACGCCGGATTCGTCCAGTAATTCGATGAGTTTCTTGATCTTGCGGATATCCACGTCAGGCTCCTTTGGATTTGATCTGGTGATCCGCCGCCTGCAGGGCCAGATAATAGCCCTGTGCGCCCAGTCCCAGAATGACGCCCTGCGCGATGTCCGAAAAATACGAGTGATGCCGGAAGCCCTCGCGGCTCAACGTGTTGGACAGGTGGATCTCGATGAACGGGATCGCTACGCCCAGCAGGGCGTCGCGCAACGCGACACTGGTATGGGTGAAGGCGGCGGGATTGAAGAGGATGAATTCAACGCCTTCGCGCTGCGCCTGATGGATGCGCTCCACCAGGGCGTGTTCGGCATTGCTCTGGAAATCCAGCAGTTCATGGCCGAGCGTGCCGGCCTCGGCTTTCAGTTCGCGGACCAGGCCTTCCAGGGTCTGCGCGCCGTAAATCTCGGGTTCGCGCGTCCCCAGGAGGTTGAGATTCGGCCCGTTGAGAAGTAGCAATTTTGCCAT
It encodes the following:
- a CDS encoding DUF3426 domain-containing protein, with translation MHAQCPNCHSIFRITPEQLRTANGQVRCGVCRTVFDGRAAHVDVGEEEPSPSLRASRRNPTAGTPPKGAPDTAGEGSYPTLNLFPENVPPALREDMETPQPAARSGTLGTVFGALASLLLIVLLGVQYAYFHRDKLAQYPELRPTLNAMCEVTGCSLPPLRNIQDIELLSRNIYSHPNIPHALIITATFVNNAHFAQPYPLLQVSLFDLQGKLLAMRRFKPSEYLQPGTNPNEPMQPGSPVNIRLEVSDPGTNALAFEFKFL
- the prmA gene encoding 50S ribosomal protein L11 methyltransferase, coding for MPWQKLSIQVGPDRVAAIEEELEAAGALSVTVTDAADSPILEPPIGSTPLWPDNVISGLFPAEQALAPLIRHLHETLAIPEEALRLETLEDQAWERVWMDEYHPMRFGQHLWIVPSWSEPPDPEAVNILLDPGLAFGTGTHPTTALCLEWLDAHPPTGKLVVDYGCGSGVLAIAALRLGARHAWAVDIDPQALTATEDNADKNGIAAGNLYTAGPDGLPPMQADLVIANILAGPLVELAPELTQLLAPGGRLLLSGILAEQADEVRRAYPEIDWQAHSEREQWACLAGQRKKS
- the accC gene encoding acetyl-CoA carboxylase biotin carboxylase subunit, with the translated sequence MLDKVLIANRGEIALRILRACREMGIKTVAVYSEADRDLKHVRLADESVCIGPASSTDSYLNIPALISAAEVTDTVAIHPGYGFLSENADFAERVESSGFIFIGPRAETIRLMGDKVSAKEAMVKAGVPVVPGSDGPLGDDPDENLRMAREIGYPVIIKASGGGGGRGMRVVHSEASLLNSISMTRSEAHAAFNNDVVYMEKFLETPRHIEFQILADTHGNAIHLCERDCSMQRRHQKVVEEAPAPGITAEQRNRLGESLAEACRQIGYRGAGTFEFLYENGEFYFIEMNTRLQVEHPVTEMITGVDLVKEQLRIAAGEELRIRQQDVTVRGHAIECRINAEDPKNFTPSPGTITQFHAPGGPGIRLETHIYNGYRVPPYYDSMIGKLIAYGENRATAIARMRGALAEIVVDGIKTNIPLQQDIMADSAFQQGGTDIHYLEKKLGL
- the accB gene encoding acetyl-CoA carboxylase biotin carboxyl carrier protein; translated protein: MDIRKIKKLIELLDESGVAEIEIKEGEESVRISRNTGSAPAAMMMPQQFQVPVAAPAPAAAAPEPATQETEESIPAGHAVTSPMVGTFYRASSPGAKPFVEVGQSVAVGDTLCIIEAMKMLNQIEADKAGIIKAILLENAQPVEYGQPLFIIE
- the aroQ gene encoding type II 3-dehydroquinate dehydratase; this translates as MAKLLLLNGPNLNLLGTREPEIYGAQTLEGLVRELKAEAGTLGHELLDFQSNAEHALVERIHQAQREGVEFILFNPAAFTHTSVALRDALLGVAIPFIEIHLSNTLSREGFRHHSYFSDIAQGVILGLGAQGYYLALQAADHQIKSKGA